GGCGACGTCGCGCGTCGCGGTCAGGAACTGGCGGAAGGTCATCGCCGGGCGTGGCCGCAGCCGCAGCGCCACCGTGTTGCCGAAATACCCGATGCTGTCGTCGGTTCCGGCACCGCGGTTGAGCACGGGCGCGGCCACCAGGAAGTCGTCGCTGTGGCTGTAGCGGTGCATCAGGGCGCCGAACGCGGCCAACAGCACCATGTAGGGGGTGCAGCCGGTGTCGCGCGCCATCGAAATCACCCGCTGGGCGACGTCGGCCGGGAGCCGCAGCGTGCTGCGGGCGGCGCGCCAGTTGCCCGGCATGTTCGTCCCGGCGGGCCCGGGCAGTTCCAGCGGCTCGGGCGGGTCGGCCATCACGGCCCGCCAGTAGTCGAGGTCGGCCTCGGTGGTGTCGGGGCCGGCGGGCGCTGACGCATGGCGCTCCGGTCCCAGACCGGCACCGGTGTAAGCCGTAGTCAGGTCGGCGAAGAACACCCGCCAGGAGCCGTCGTCCCAGGCGATGTGGTGGGCGACCAGCAGCAGGACGTGTTCGTCGGGTGCCGTGCGGGCGACGGTGATCCGCAGCGGCGCGTCTGCGGAAAGGTCGAAGGGCGTGGCGAATTCCCGCTGGGCCAGCACTTCGAGCCGGAGTCGGCGCGCATGGTCCGGCAGGTCGCTCAGATCGTGCTGCGCCCATCCGGGCCGCAGAGCATCGTGCACCGTCGGGCGGGGGTCGCCCTCGTCGCTGACCGTGTACGTGGTGCGCAGTATCCGGTGGCGCCTGGCGACCTCGTCGACGGCGTGGTGCAGCCGGGCGAGGTCGACGTGGCCGGTAATCCGGTAGGAGACGCAGACATTGAGCAACGCGCCGCTGGGGTCGGCCATCTGCACGAACCACATCCGCGCCTGGCCGTCGGACAGCTGGTCGTCGGGCCGGGAGCCCCGGTCCTCGGTACCCGAGGACAGGCCGCGTTCCGCGAGCCTGCGCCGGAGGAGCTCCAGCCGGGCGCCGGTGTCGGCGATCTCAGTCACGCGCAATATCCACCTTCTGTGCTCGGGCGCTCGTTCGCGCCCTCGAGTTGGTCGACGAGTCCCTCGCCGGTGATCTCGCCCATCAGCGTCGCCAGGGTCACCGTCCGGCCGGTCGTGCGCTGGAGACGCTTTCGTAGGTCGAGCGCCATCAGCGAGTCGATGCCCAGGTCGAAGAGCGATTCGGTCAGGTCGATCTCGCCGGGCCGCCCGGTGCCGAGCACGTCTGCCAACTCGCGGCGCACCGCATCGATGATCGGAACCCGTAGCTCGGGCGTCGGCCGCTCGGTGAGAGTCTCAGACCGCCTGCCGTCCAGGAAGATTCGCAACCGGCCCGCGTCGGCGGCGAACACCAGCGGGTCGTCGCCCCACTCGCGCAGGCTCGCCTCGATCGCCTTGCCCGGCTCCATCGGGCGCAGTCCGGACCGTTCGACGTCCGCGACGCCGGCCGCGTCGGCGATGCCCCGGCCCAGGGTCGCCTGGCCCTGCCACAGCCCCCAGCGCACCGCCGCGCAATGCCTGCCCCGGGACCGGATCTGGGCGGCCAGCACGTCGAGCAGGCGGTTGGCGGCCGAATACGCGGCGTGTCCGCGCCCGCCCCACACCCCGGAGACAGAGGAACACAACAGCATTCGCGCGTCGCCCCGCAGAGGCCACAGTTCGGCCAGCTGCTCCAGCCCCTTGACCTTGGCGGCGAAGGTGTCCGCGACGGCGGCCGCCGACAATCCGGCGGGGGCACCGAACGCGGCGGCGCCGGCGGCATGCACGATCAGCGAAGCACCGCCACCGCCGTATTGCGCCGCGACGCTGGACAGTTCGGCGGCGTCGGTGATGTCGCACGGCGCCGCCACGACCCGCGTGCCGTATCGGCCCGTCAGGCCCCGCAGCACTTCGGGGTCCGCCGGGCGGCGGCTCAGCAGGACGATGCGCCCGGCGCCGCGGTCGGCGAGGTGGCGGGCGTAGTGGGTGCCGACAGTGCCCGACCCGCCGGTGATGACGACATCCTCCAGCGCGCCGGGATCCAACGGCCGCGGCAGGGCGGGCACGTCGCGGAACGTGCGCTCGAACAACGCGCAGCCGTCGGCAAAGTCGCGCAGCGCGGCGTCACCGCGACCGGACAGCAACGCCTCCACGACGACCTCGGCGGCCGCCGGTGTCAGCTCCCATGACGGCAGATCCATCTGTGTGAAGGCGTGCTCGGGATGCTCGTACCCGACGCTGCGGTGCATAGCGGCCAGCGCCGCCTGCACGGCCGACGGGGGGGCGCCTTGGCCGCCGACGCGCTCGGCGGCCACGGTGACCAGACAGACGGCGCGGCACCGCGGCCCGAGCGCGTCCGCGTAGCCGAGCAGGCCGGTCCCGATCAGGTCGGTCACGGTATCGGCGGCCCGGCCGGCGTCGGGCACGTCGAGCGCGGGCGCAACCGCCACGACGACGTCGGACTCCCGCGGCCCGCCGAGCTCGGCCAACGGGTGCGACCCGATCGCCGCGCGCAGCGCCCCGCCGAGCGCGCCGTCACGGCCCAGATCGATCACGGCGACGCGCACGCGCGGCCCGGCGTACGCCAAGTTCCGCGGCGCCGGTTCCCAGCGCTCGACGGTGGCCTTGAGCGCGAGGCCGGCGCCGGGCAGGGGAGGCAGCGGCTCGGGGTGCGCCCACAGCGGGATGGCCCGCATCGGCGCGTTCGGAAAACCGTGCAGGAAAGCGCCGTCGCCATCAAGGTAGTCGCCCCAGGCGTGGCCCGGATCGGCCACCGCCACGGTGGCGATGTTCGCCGACAGCGCGTCGGCCAGCGGCTCGCCGCGGCGCGCCGAGCCGACCAGTACCGCCGCGTCCTCGGCCTGACGGTCCTCGAAGACCTGGCCGATCGACACCAGCAGCGCGGGATGCGGCGACACCTCGACGAACGACCGCGCGCCGCAGCGGATCGCCGAGGAGAACGCCCGGTCCAGCCGGACCGTGTTGCGGAGGTTCGCAAACCAGTAGTCGCCGAACGGGGTGCCGGGCGTGACGACGTCGCCGTTTGCGCCACCGATGAATTGCACGGGTGTGTCGGCGAATTCGGCGGCGGGCAGCAGGGCGAGGAATTCGTCGCGGAGCCCATCGAGCAGGCTGGTGTGTCCCGGGAAGCCCGCGGTGATCTCGCGGGCGAACCGACCGCCGGCGTGCACCGCGTCGACGAGTGCGGCCACCGCGTCGCGATCGCCAGACACCGCGACGCTCGATCCGGAGTACACGACCGACAACTCCGCCCAGCCGTCGGTCGCCGCGATGAGGGCCTCGGCCGCCCCGGCGTCGACGCCCAGGGTCGCCATCGCGTAGCGCCCGGGGAGGCGGCCGACCACGCTCGCGCGGGCGGCGACGACGGCGACGGCGTCCGGCAGCGTGATGCTGCCGGCGACGTACGCCGCGGCGACCTCGCCGAGGCTCTGGCCGACGGTGAGGTCGGGGCGCACACCGCAGCCGCGCCACACCTCCGCCAGGCCGACGGCGTGCACGAATTGCGCCGTCTGGACCTCGATCTCCGAGAAGGCTTCTGTTTCGTCGGCGGCCGTCAGATAGCGCAGCGCCGATCCGGCGCCGGCGGCCGCGAACGCCTCGGCACAGCGGTCGACCGCGGCGCGATAGTCCGCAAGCGTCTGGTAGGCGGCGGCGCCCATGCCCGGCCAGTGCCGGCCCTGGCCCGGGAACACGAACGCCTGGCGCGGGGCGGCGCCGAGGGCCGATCTGGAGACGAGCGGATGCTCGCGCCCTGCGGACAGCGCGCGCAGCCCGTCGGCGAGCTCGCGGCGGTCCCCGGCCCGTAACACCGCGCGGTGCTTGCGGACGCGCCGGGTGGAGCGCAGCTGCCCGGCCACGTCGGCCACAGTCGCCTCGGGGTGGCGGTCGAGGTAGTCGGCGATCGCCCGCGCGTCCGCGGCGACCAGGTCATCGCCGTGTGCGCTGAGCAGCACCGGGATTCGCCCGTCGGGCAGCCGTTTGAGGACTGTCACGCGACCTTGCCCCCGGGCGCGTCGTCGGGCATCGAGACGATCAGGTGGGTGTTGGTGCCGCTCATCCCGAACGCGGACACCGCCGCGGTGCGCCAGCCATCGACGGCCGGCCATGGCGTCAGCTTGTCCGCCAGCCGCAAGCCCTGGCTCTCCCAGTCGATTTCGCGGCTGGGCTCGTCGACGTGCAGGGTCGGGGGTATCGCGGCGTGTTCGGCCGACACGATGACCTTGGCCAGGCCCAGTGCGCCCGCCGCGGCCTGCGCATGCCCGATGTTGGACTTGACCGATCCGAGGAGCGGGCCCCGTCCGGCCGGCGCGGTGCCGTAACTGGCCGCGAGCGAGAGCAATTCGGCCCTGTCGCCGAGGCGGGTTCCGGTCGCGTGCCCCTCGACCATCCCGACCCCGGCGGGCTCGACCCCCGCCTGCACCAGCGCGCGCCGAAACAGCCGCAGCTGCGCCTCACCGCTGGGAGCCATCAGGCCGTTGCTGCGTCCGTCGGAGTTCAGGCCACTGGCACGCACCTGGGCGAGGATGCGCCGCCCGTCGGCCAGCGCCCTCGACCGGCGCTGCAGCACGAACATGGCCGCGCCCTCGGCCCAGACCGTTCCGCTGGCATGCGCGCTGTAGGGCCGGCAGTGGCCGTCGTCGGACAGGGCGTGCTTCTTGGAGAATTCGACGAAATACCCCGGCGTGCCCATCACGCAGACGGCGCCCGCAAGCGCGAGATCGCAGTCGCCGGAGCGGATCGACTGCACGGCACTGTGGATCGCCGATATCGCCGACGAGCAGGCGGTGTCGACCGTCACCGCCGGCCCCGCCAGGTCCAGCGTGTAGGCGATGCGCCCGGAGATGACCGCCAGCGACGTCCCGGTGATCAGATGGCCACTGTGGTGGGAGAACTCGGACAGGCCCGGGCCGTATTCGAGTCCGGAGGCACCGACGTAACAACCCACGTCGTGCCCGGCGAGGTCGTCGGGGTTCATGCCGCCGTTTTCCAGGCTGCGCCACGCCACCCGCAGCGCGACCCGCTGCTGGGGGTCCATGGCGGCCGCTTCGCGGCGGGAGATGCCGAAGAAGTCGGGATCGAATGTCGTTGCGCTGGAGAGGAATCCGCCGAGATCACAGATCGGTTTGAAGCCGTCCCGCCGCGATCCGTCGAAGAGCTCGCGCAGCGCCCAGCCGCGGTCGGCGGGGAACGGGCTGAGCGCCTCCCGCTGTTCGGACAGCAACGCCCAGTAGTCCTCCGGGGTTTCGACCCCGCCCGGCGCCTCGAGCGCCAGGCCCACGATGACGACGGGGTCGTTATCGGACATGGGCGCTCACCATCCGGGCCACCGCGTCGAGGTGATCGTTGAGGTAAAAGTGGCCGCCCTCGAATTCGGACACCGTGAATCGGCCGGAGGTGTGAGTCTCCCAGCTGGCCAACACCTCTCGGCTGATCCGATGGTCGTGATGGCCACCGATCGCGTGGATGTCGGCACCGATCCGGACGTCGGGTCGACAGGAATACGTGTTCAGGGCGCGGTAGTCGGCCTGGACCGCACGCACCAGCAGGTCGACGAATTCCTCGTCGTCGAGCAGCGCGGGATCGGTGCCGCCGAGGTCGACCATGTCGGCCAGCACGCCGTCGGCACTGGTCGGCAGCGGCCCGTACCCGGATGCGGTCGACGGGGATTGCCCGGCGGATGCCCACAGGACGCGCACCGGCACCCCGTTGCGTTCGGCGACGCGGGCGAATTCGAAGGCGACCACCGCCCCCATGCAATGGCCGAACAGGCTCAGCGGGGCCACCGAAGCCCAGTCGCCCGCCTCGAACAGCTCGTGCGCGAGCGCCTCGATGCTGTCCGCCGCGGGGTGGCTTCGCCGGTCGGCGCGCTGCGGGTACTGCACCACATAGGCGTCTACGTCGTTGGCCGACAGCGCTTTGGCCAGCGGTCGGTAGGCCGCAGCGGCGCCACCGGCATGCGGGAACACCACCACCGAGCCGCGTGTCGCGCCGCCGGTGAATCGCTTGATCCAGGGTTGGAACTCCCGCTTGTCGGGTTCGGTTGCCGCTGGTTGGCCGGCGTCCGAGTCGAGCTCGGTCAGCACGTCGACGCTCGACATGTCCACGATCTCCAGGTAGACCTCGGCGACCAGCTCGAGGCGTTCGCCGTCGGGTTCCCGGCCGACGAGCAGCCGGGCAAGGGTGGCGGGGGTCCGGGCGGCGAAGACGTCGGCCACCATCAGGCTCGGCGAATCGAGCCACTGCCGGATGCTCGCGACGGCCTGCGTAGCGCGCACGGAATCGCCACCGAGGGAGAAGAAGTCGTCGTGGATGCCGACGGTCTCCGCGTCCCGGTCGAGGAGACCCGCGACGATATGGCAGAGCGCCCGCTCCAGCCGCGACCGGGGCGCCTCGTACGAGGCCGACGTGCCACCCGGTTGATCGGTGATCGCCGCCGCGAGGTGGGCGGTGACGGCGCGCCGGTCGATTTTGCCGCCGATGAACGGGATGCGCTCGACGACACAGACGTGTTTCGGAACCATGTGCGCCGGAACGAGATCGGCGACCGCCTCGCGGATCCCCTGGGTCGTCAGCGAACCGTCGTCGAGGCAGACGGCGGCGGCGAGCACGTCGGTGCCCGGCAACAGGGCCGCCACCGCCGAGCGCACCCCGGCCACCCGGCGCAGCGCGGACTCGATCTCGCCGAGTTCGACCCGGTACCCGCTGACCTTGATCCGGTGATCGGCCCGGCCGACGAACTCAAGGGTGCCGTCGGGCCAGTAGCGGGCCAGATCGCCGCTGCGGTACCAGGTCCGGCCCTCGTGGTGGACGAACCGCTGCGCGGTCAGTTCGGGGCGCCCCCGGTAACCGCGGGCGATCCCCCGCCCGGAGAACCACAGCTCACCCGCGACCCAGTCCGGGCAGTCGGCGCCCGCGTCGTTGACCACCCGGCAGGCCATGTTGGGGAACGGCCGGCCGTAGGGCACCGCGGTCCAGTCCGAAGGCAGCTCCTCGGTCACCTCGAAAAGGGTTGCGTGCACCGCGGTTTCGGTGGCACCGCCGAGTCCCGCGAAGCGAAGGTCCGGCGCCTGTTCCCGCAGCCGGCGGGCCAGGCCGGGCCGCACCCAATCGCCGCCGGTGAGCACGGCCCGCACGGACGACAGCCGGTCGTGGCCGACCTCGACGAGCATTTCGAGCCAGCCGGGCAGGAAATTCAGGACGGTGACCCGGTGGTTGTCGATGAGCCGGGCCCAGGCGTCGGGATCGCGGCGCTGTGCTTCGTCCACCACCACGATCGCACCGCCCGAACGCAGCGTGGCGAAGACGTCCAACACCGACAGGTCGCATTCCAGGTGCGACAGGGCCAGGCAGCGGTCGGCCGGACCGAAATCGAAATGGCCGCTGAGAAATTCGACGGTGTTCATCGCGCCGTCGTGCGTCATCTCGACACCCTTGGGCTCGCCGGTCGAGCCGGAGGTGAACAAGACATACGCGAGGCCCGCGGGGTCCACCGCCGGAAGGTGGACGTCGACCGCGGCGGGCGCGTCGCGGATCACATCGGCGAGCATCACCTCGGTCACCGGCACCGACAGGCGCCGCCCGCCACAGACCAGCGCCAGCCGCACGCCGCCGGTCGCGAGGATCCGCTCCGCGCGGTCGCTCGGCTGGTCGACTCCGATCGGCAGGTAGACCGCGCCGGCGGCGAGGATGCCCAGCAGCGCCGGCAGCTGCTCGGCGGTCTTCGGACCCATCACCGCGACGGTGTCCCCGGCGCCGACCCCCGCCGCGCCCAGGGCCGCCGCCACCGCCAGCGCCTGGTCACGCAGCCGCGCATACGTCAGGTCGCCGGAGGACGCGAACACCGCGGGCGCGTCCGGCCGGGCGGCGGCCCGCCGAAAGAACCCGTCGTGCAACGCATCTCCGCTGGGCTCGGCGGCGCGGTCGTTGTCCGCGTCGCGCACCGCCCGCTGCCCGGCCGGCAGGCATGAGATATCCGGCGCGTCCCACGCGTCGTCGGCGGAGGCCAGCCGGACCAGTTCGTCGACGTGGGCGGCGAACATGGCGTCGATGACGCCCGGCGGGAAGACACCGTCGCGCACGTCCCAGTTCACCAACACCCCGCCGCCGAACTCGGTGACCTGCGCGTCAAGGAGCACCTGCGGCCCCTGCGAGATGATCCAGGCGGGGGTGCCGAACTGCCCCGTGACCTCGGCGCTGAACAGCTCCCCCAGGCCCAGCGCGCTGGTGAAGACGACCGGCGCCAGCACCTGGGTGCCGCGATGGCGGCTGAGATCGCGCAGCACGGACAGCCCGGGGTAGGCGGAATGGGCGGCCGCCGTTCGCATCGCGTCCTGCACCGCGAGTCCGCGCGCCGATGCGGTTTGCGCCCCGGTCAGGTCGACGTCGAGCAGGAGCGACGAGGTGAAGTCGCCGACGAGCGAGTCGACGTCGGGGTGCAGGGCCTGGCGCCCGAACAGCGGCACGTTCAGGAGGAATCGAGGCGTGGTCGACCAGCGCGCCAGCGCGTTGGCGAACGCCGCGGCCAGCGCCATGGCCGGGGTGATGCCCCGCGCCTGGGCGCGGGCGAACAGTGCGTCGCGGATGGTCGGCTCCAGCCAGTGCCAGCGCCGGGTGCTCTGCCGCGACTTCCGCCCGCCGATCGACGGCAGGGCCGGCGGGTCGGGCAGTTCCGGGATGCGCCGCGCCCACCAGTCGCGGTCGGCGTCGCGCGCCGGGTGCGACCGCGTCTCGGCCGCCTCGACGGTCACGCGATACTCGCGATAGGTGTAGCCCAGTTCCGGGAGGTCCCGGCCGCCATACAGCGCCGCCAGGTCGGCCATCAGGGTGCGGTAGCTCATCGCGTCGGCGGCCTGCATGTCCAAGTCGACGTGCAGGCGCGAGCGCTCGCCGGGCAACAGCGTCACCGCGAGCTCGAAGACCGCACCGTCGAGCTGCTGGTGCGATTTGGCGTTGCGGATGGCGGCCAGCCGCCGGTCGACATCCCGGTCGAAGCGGAGATCTTCCACGCCGACCGGAAAATCGCCGCATTCGTCCGGCTCGGGTATCCGCTGGGTGCCGTCGGGCAGGAACCGCACCCGCAGCATCGGGTGCCGGACCGCCAGCGCGGTGGCTGCCGCACGCAGGCGGTCGGGATCGATGGGCCCGCCGTCAAATTCGACGTAGAGGTGCCCGGCCACGCCGCCGAGCTGCTGGTCGTCATGGCGGCCGACCCACATCGCGTGCTGCATGGGGGCCAGCGGGAAGGGCTCACCGGCGTGCGAGGGCGCGCCGTCCGGCGCGGTGGGCGGCGCGGCTTCGGTGGCGGGCGCAGAGGTCGCCACCAGCTGCGCCCAGGCCGCGATGGTCGGCTCGGCGGCCAGCGTCGCGAAATCGACGGCGATGCCCTGGCGCCGCCAGCGTCCGGCCAGCGTCATCATCCGGATGGAGTCCAGGCCTTGGCTGATCAGGTTGCCGTCCGGCCGCACGGCGCCGGCCTCGACGCCAAGCAGGTCGGCCACCTCCGCACGGATCTCCTCCACGCAGGCCGGGGCATGCACCACGAACCCTCCTTAGCAAAGGCTTGCCTAATTTTCTCGTTACCCTATCGTTGAGCCCTGCGTCCCGCTACTACGCCCCCGGCTACACCTCAAGAAGGAGCCCAATGGCTTCGAGCACGCCGCCAGGCTTGGCCGGCTTCGTCCCGTTTCCCGCCGAGCGCGCCGCCTCCTACCGGGCGGCCGGCTACTGGTCGGGACGAACCCTGGACACGATCTTGAGCGACGCGGCGCAGCGATGGCCCGAGCGGATCGCCGTCGTCGACGCTCTCGCCGAGCGCGGACTGAGCTATGCCGAATTCGACGCGCAGGCCGATGGGGCGGCAGCCGGGTTGCGCGACGCGGGCATCGCGCCGGGTGATCGCGTGCTGCTGCAGCTGCCGAACGGCAGCC
This genomic window from Mycobacterium saskatchewanense contains:
- a CDS encoding beta-ketoacyl [acyl carrier protein] synthase domain-containing protein, producing the protein MSDNDPVVIVGLALEAPGGVETPEDYWALLSEQREALSPFPADRGWALRELFDGSRRDGFKPICDLGGFLSSATTFDPDFFGISRREAAAMDPQQRVALRVAWRSLENGGMNPDDLAGHDVGCYVGASGLEYGPGLSEFSHHSGHLITGTSLAVISGRIAYTLDLAGPAVTVDTACSSAISAIHSAVQSIRSGDCDLALAGAVCVMGTPGYFVEFSKKHALSDDGHCRPYSAHASGTVWAEGAAMFVLQRRSRALADGRRILAQVRASGLNSDGRSNGLMAPSGEAQLRLFRRALVQAGVEPAGVGMVEGHATGTRLGDRAELLSLAASYGTAPAGRGPLLGSVKSNIGHAQAAAGALGLAKVIVSAEHAAIPPTLHVDEPSREIDWESQGLRLADKLTPWPAVDGWRTAAVSAFGMSGTNTHLIVSMPDDAPGGKVA
- a CDS encoding non-ribosomal peptide synthetase, encoding MVHAPACVEEIRAEVADLLGVEAGAVRPDGNLISQGLDSIRMMTLAGRWRRQGIAVDFATLAAEPTIAAWAQLVATSAPATEAAPPTAPDGAPSHAGEPFPLAPMQHAMWVGRHDDQQLGGVAGHLYVEFDGGPIDPDRLRAAATALAVRHPMLRVRFLPDGTQRIPEPDECGDFPVGVEDLRFDRDVDRRLAAIRNAKSHQQLDGAVFELAVTLLPGERSRLHVDLDMQAADAMSYRTLMADLAALYGGRDLPELGYTYREYRVTVEAAETRSHPARDADRDWWARRIPELPDPPALPSIGGRKSRQSTRRWHWLEPTIRDALFARAQARGITPAMALAAAFANALARWSTTPRFLLNVPLFGRQALHPDVDSLVGDFTSSLLLDVDLTGAQTASARGLAVQDAMRTAAAHSAYPGLSVLRDLSRHRGTQVLAPVVFTSALGLGELFSAEVTGQFGTPAWIISQGPQVLLDAQVTEFGGGVLVNWDVRDGVFPPGVIDAMFAAHVDELVRLASADDAWDAPDISCLPAGQRAVRDADNDRAAEPSGDALHDGFFRRAAARPDAPAVFASSGDLTYARLRDQALAVAAALGAAGVGAGDTVAVMGPKTAEQLPALLGILAAGAVYLPIGVDQPSDRAERILATGGVRLALVCGGRRLSVPVTEVMLADVIRDAPAAVDVHLPAVDPAGLAYVLFTSGSTGEPKGVEMTHDGAMNTVEFLSGHFDFGPADRCLALSHLECDLSVLDVFATLRSGGAIVVVDEAQRRDPDAWARLIDNHRVTVLNFLPGWLEMLVEVGHDRLSSVRAVLTGGDWVRPGLARRLREQAPDLRFAGLGGATETAVHATLFEVTEELPSDWTAVPYGRPFPNMACRVVNDAGADCPDWVAGELWFSGRGIARGYRGRPELTAQRFVHHEGRTWYRSGDLARYWPDGTLEFVGRADHRIKVSGYRVELGEIESALRRVAGVRSAVAALLPGTDVLAAAVCLDDGSLTTQGIREAVADLVPAHMVPKHVCVVERIPFIGGKIDRRAVTAHLAAAITDQPGGTSASYEAPRSRLERALCHIVAGLLDRDAETVGIHDDFFSLGGDSVRATQAVASIRQWLDSPSLMVADVFAARTPATLARLLVGREPDGERLELVAEVYLEIVDMSSVDVLTELDSDAGQPAATEPDKREFQPWIKRFTGGATRGSVVVFPHAGGAAAAYRPLAKALSANDVDAYVVQYPQRADRRSHPAADSIEALAHELFEAGDWASVAPLSLFGHCMGAVVAFEFARVAERNGVPVRVLWASAGQSPSTASGYGPLPTSADGVLADMVDLGGTDPALLDDEEFVDLLVRAVQADYRALNTYSCRPDVRIGADIHAIGGHHDHRISREVLASWETHTSGRFTVSEFEGGHFYLNDHLDAVARMVSAHVR